A genomic region of bacterium contains the following coding sequences:
- a CDS encoding zinc ribbon domain-containing protein has protein sequence MPTYEYRCQDCGHQFIEVLRLDEHDKKKPECPKCKSKKVEQVLSSFFAKTSSKT, from the coding sequence ATGCCGACCTATGAATACCGCTGCCAAGACTGTGGCCATCAATTCATCGAGGTGTTGCGGCTGGACGAACACGACAAGAAAAAGCCGGAATGCCCAAAGTGCAAAAGCAAAAAGGTCGAGCAAGTGCTCTCGAGCTTCTTTGCCAAAACTTCCAGCAAGACTTGA